DNA from Sulfurimonas gotlandica GD1:
ATTTTGCCATGAGAGGCAATCTGATAAACAATGAACCTGAGCGTTATGCTTCATGGGATAAGAACAAAATCTACGAAAAAATGAAAGCAAACCGTAAGGGTGCGCCAAGTTTTACTCTTCATGATGGCCCTCCTTATGCAAATGGAAATATCCATATCGGTCACGCACTTAATAAGGTTTTAAAAGATATTATAATTAAACGTAACTACTTCGATGGCAAGTCTGTTCGTTTTACTCCGGGTTGGGATTGTCATGGTCTTCCAATCGAGCAACAAGTTGAGAAAAAACTTGGTGGAAAGCAGAAGAAAGAGCTTTTAGAAGTTTCAAAAGTAAGAGAGCTTTGTCGTGCACATGCAGCGAAGTTTGTTGATATACAAAAGAGTGAGTTTAAACAGTTAGGTATTTTAGCAGACTGGGAAAATCCTTATGTAACTATGGACTATAAATTTGAAGCAAACATCTACCGTACACTTTGTGGTGTTGCAAAAAAAGGTCTTCTGATTGAACGTAGTAAACCTGTTTACTGGTCATGGGCAGAGAGAACTGCACTGGCTGAAGCTGAAGTTGAGTATGAAGACAAAGAGTCTCACTCTATCTACGTAGCGTTTGAATTAAGTGATGAAGCAAAAGCCAAAGCTGATTTAGTCGGAAAAGCTTCTTTAGTGATCTGGACTACTACTCCTTGGACACTTCCATCAAACACAGGTATCTCTCTTCACCCAGAAGAAAAGTATGTTCTTACTACAGATGGCTACATAGTAGCCAAGGCTCTTTTTGAGTCTTTACTAGCACTTGGTGTTGTAAAAGGCGAGATAGCTAAAGAAGTAGATTCTAAATCTCTTGAAGGCCAAGTTGCAACTAACCCATTAAACGGCAGAACTTCTAAAATTGTTTTAGGCGACCACGTACTTATGGATAGTGGTACCGGTGGTGTACATACAGCTCCTGGTCACGGTGAAGACGATTACCGTGTTGGATTAAAGTATGACTTGGAAGTTATTATGCCAGTTGATGAGACTGGATGTTTTGATGAGACAGTAGTTCGTGAAAAACTACTTCCTAATCCAGAAGAATTTGTAGGTCAACTTATCTTTAAAACAAACGATAGAATTTTAGAACTTTTAGGTGATTCTCTTCTTTATCAGTCAAAATTTACTCACTCTTATCCACACTGCTGGAGAAGTCACACTCCACTAATCTTCCGTGCTACTAGACAATGGTTTATCTCTGTAGATGAGAAGCCAGAAGGTGAAGACAAGACTCTAAGAAACATAGCTTTAAGCGAAGTAGAAAAGACTCTTTTCTTCCCTAAATCAGGTAAAAACCGTCTAAACTCTATGGTAGCAAATCGTCCTGATTGGTGTATATCTCGTCAACGTGATTGGGGTGTTCCTATTGCTTTCTTTAGAGTAAAAGAGACAGGGGAAGTTCTTTTTGATGAAAAAGTTCTAAACTTTACAGCTATGATATTTGAGATGCAAGGAAGTGATGCTTGGTATTCAATGCCAATAGAGCAACTTCTTTACCCAGGTTCTGGCTATAAAGCAGATGAGTTGGAAAAAGTTACTGACATTTTAGATGTTTGGTTTGACAGTGGTTCAACTTGGAACTCAGTTTTAAAGTCTCGCAACTATGATGCTGGAGAATATCAAGCCGACCTATATGTAGAGGGTTCAGACCAGCATCGTGGTTGGTTCCAATCATCTCTATTTTTATCATGTGCTGTTGAGCACAAAGCTCCATATAAAGCAGTTCTTACTCACGGTTTCACAGTAGATGAAAAAGGTGAGAAGATGTCAAAGTCTAAAGGCAATGTTATTGCTCCTGAGAAAGTTTTAAAAGAGTACGGAAGTGAAATCCTTCGTCTTTGGGTAGCTTCAAGTGACTATCAAGGTGACTTAAAAATCTCTGATGGTATTTTAAAACAGACATCTGAGAACTACCGTAAACTAAGAAACACTTTTAGAATCATGCTTGCAAATATTAACGATCTTGAGACAATTAGCGCTTATGAAAATATGGGCGAATTAGACAAGTGGATTTTAAATGTTGCTAAAAATGTATTTAAAGAAGTTCATAAATCATTTACTGAGTACAACTACGTCAACGGTATGAGTCTACTTAATAACTTCATCGTTAATGAGTTAAGCGGTATGTACATAGATATGACAAAAGACTCTCTTTACTGTAATGCAAAAACTGACCCAAGAAGAATGGCATCTCAGAGTGCTATGGCTATCATCACTAAAAGCTTACTTCTTCTAATGGCTCCGATATTAACTTACACAGCAGATGAGATTGTAGAAAATGCTCCTGCTATCATCAAAGGTGATGCAGAATCTATTTTTGACATGACTTATGCAGAAATTCAAGCTGGTGAATCAACTTTTGATGCACTCTACATGACTAAAGCTCGTGAAGGTTTTGGAACAATCGTAGATGCACTTAAAAAAGAGAAAATCATCAAAAGTACTTTAGAGGTAGTTATCTCAACTGACTCTAATATAGCACTTGCTATTGATAGTACAGATGCTGAAGACTGGTTTGTTGTCTCTTGTGTATCAGACGAAGCATCTGGTGATGTTCTTGGAACTTTCAAAGTTGAAGATGACATATTCACTATTTCAAAAGCAACTGCTCACAAATGTCCTAGATGTTGGAAATACCAAGCAGCTAGTGAAGATACAACTTGTAAAAGATGTGAAGAAGTTGTAAGTGCCTAATTTCTCAGAGCCTGTTTCAACTACATTTATAACTATTAGCATAGTTCTAATATTTGTAGTTGTCGCTCTCGGAATTGTAGCCGTACAAAAAGTAAAAAAAGCAAAGGAAATTTAGTGATTACATTAAAAGAAGCCCTTAAATTAAATAAAGATGAACTAAACAAATTTAAAGAAGAACTAAAAGCTAAAATAGAAGCAAGACCTGAACTAAACGCTTACATTGATGTAAATAATATTGGAGAAGGTGTTCCTATTGCTATCAAAGACAACATCCAAGTAAATGGTTGGTCTGTGACTTCAGGCTCAAATATTCTTCAAGGTTACATCGCTCCATATAATGCAACTGTAATAGAGAAAATGGTCGATGCAGGTCTTAGTCCATTTGGTAGAACAAACATGGATGAGTTTGCTATGGGTTCAACTACTGAATCAAGTTTTTACGGTAAGACTCAAAACCCTCACAACTCGGAGTATGTTCCAGGTGGTAGTTCTGGTGGTTCTGCTGCTGCTGTTGGTGCTGGTTTAGCTATCGCTGCACTTGGCTCAGATACTGGTGGATCTATCCGTCAACCTGCTGCTTTTTGTGGTATTGTAGGAATGAAGCCTACTTACGGAAGAGTAAGTCGTTACGGTTTAGGTGCATATGCATCTTCACTTGACCAAATAGGACCGATGACTCAAAACGTTGAAGATGCTGCAATTCTGTATGACATCATCAGCGGTCACGATGCTAAAGACTCAACAAGCGCAGATATGAATGACAAAGTTTCAGACAAACTAGATGCAAACAGAAAAATGACTATCGCTGTTCTTCCAAAGCATATTGAAAATGCAAGTGAAGATGTGAAAAAAGCTTACCAAGTTGCTATAGATGTACTTAAAGCTGCAGGTCATACAATAGTAGAGCGTGAGCTAATGGATGCTAAGTTTGATATCTCTGCTTACTACATCACTGCAACTGCTGAAGCTGCTACAAACCTTGCACGTTATGACGGTATTCGTTATGGTAACCGCGTAACTGGAACTAACCTTGAAGATACGTTCATCAAGACTAGAAGCAACGGTTTTGGAGATGAAGTAAAACGTCGTATTCTACTTGGTAACTTTGTACTTTCAAGTGGTTACTATGAAGCTTACTATGTGAAAGCACAAAAAACTAGACACATGATCAAAGACCAATATAATAAAATCTTTGAAGATGTTGATCTTATCCTTTCACCTATTGCACCGGGTATTGCACCAAAATTTGGTGAGCTTAAAAACCCGATGGACATGTACCTAAGTGACCTTTACTCTATCAGTGTAAATCTAGCTGGACTACCTGCCCTAGCACTCCCTATCTCAAAGTCAGATGCAGGAATGCCAGTAGGACTTCAACTTATCGCTAAACCTTACGATGAGCAAACTCTTTTTGACGGTTCTCTTTCTTTAGAGAAACAAATCAACTACAACTCTTAATCATTTTTTTTTTACTTTCCCACTTTTAAAGTGGGAATAAACTATTTACAATAAAAGCTTTTCAAACTCCGAAGTTTTAAGAGGCTTGCTTTTATAATATCCTTGATAGTATTGGCAACCATGCTCTTCTAAGAAATCAATCTGTTCAATATGCTCAGTACCTTCAGCCAATATCTTATAACCAAGCGCACTTCCCATTGCGATGATTGCTTTAACAATTGCCATATCATCATTTTCAAACGGTACTTCATCTATAAATGATTTATCAATCTTTAAAATATCAATAGGGAAACGTTTCAGATAACTGTAAGATGAATATCCAGTACCAAAATCATCAATAGCTAACCTGATACCCTTTGCACGAATAGCGTGAAGCATAGCTACTGCTTCTTCCTCCCGTTGCATTACTGCACTCTCTGTCAACTCTATAACTAACTTATCAGCTGTAAAACCTGTCTCTTTTAAAGTACTGTCAATCAACCTAGTAATATTTTGGTGTCTTAGTTGATTTGCCGAGACATTTACAGATATGCTTAGATTGTAACCTTTATCTATCCACAACTTTCCTTGGCGACAGGCATCTCTAATAACCCACTCTCCAATAGCTCCAATAAGACCTGTTTCTTCAGCCAAAGGAATAAAATCATTTGGAGAAATCAAACCATGGATAGGATCATTCCATCTGATAAGTGCTTCCGCACCAACAATTCTTTTACTCTTGATATGAACCTGTGGTTGATAATATAATTCAAACTCACTGTGTTCTATTGCTCGTCTTAATCTGGTTGCCAACTCTATATGTTTTTTAGCCAACTCTGTTAATTCATCGGAGTAGTAACTTATACCACCACGTTTATCTTTTTTCCCTTTGTAGAGTGCAGTATCTGCAAACTGTATAAGTTCTTCAGCTGTCTCAGCATTTTCAGGGGCTATTACTATACCTGCTGTTGAACAAATATGAACTTCGGAAGTGTTGGATAGATAAAATGGTTTTTCTACTTCTTCCATTATCTCCTTAGCAAACATAGCAGCATCGTCACTATTATTAATATCTTCTAAAATTATTGCAAACTTATCACCGTCAAGTCTTGCAATAAAGTCTCCACCACGTATACGAGTAGATAATCGTTTAGCAATAAGAGCAAGCAGTTCATCTCCAATATCATGTCCATAACTGTCATTTATATCTTTGAAGTGGTCCATATCTAAAACCAATAAAGCTGCTATTTTATTATTTCGCTTGCATCTATGTACTACTTTTTGAAGATATGAGAACAAAAATGTACGATTTGCAAAGCCCGTTAAAGTGTCAAAATTAGCAAGTCTTTCAAGTTTGTTTTCATACTGCTTACGCTCAGTAATATCTTGAACTGTACCTATGCCTGAGACAATTGTTCCATCTTCATCAATCACAAATTTCGCTTTTTCACGAACCCATTTAGTTTCACTTCCAACAATAACGCGATGTTCAATTTCAAATTTAGCACCTTTTAGTGCTTCATCCCATGCTAATAATGCATTTTCTTTATCATCTTTGTGAATCATTTCAACAAATAGTTCGTAGTTCATCTGCGTACCATGTTCAATACCAAAGATGTTATAACACTCATTTGACCATGAAAGAGTATTTGTCTTTAAATCAATACTCCAACTACCCACACGAGCAATTGACTGAGCTTCATTCATAGCAGTCTCTTTCTTTTGAAGCTCTTCTTCACGCTTTCTTGATTCATCTAAATCTTCATTTTTTTCTCGTATCGTTTTAAGCAGTGTCTCAAAGTATGCCCCATGAATTGTTTTGAGTACTTCATGACGATTAATGATTCCTATAATCTTTTCCTGAGAGTCTGCAACTACCAGTTGATGGATTCCATGCTCTTCCATCATTTGTGCTGCTTTTTGCAGAGGAATTGATTTTACAACGAAGTGTAAATCTTTTTGTATGATCTTTTTTACAGTTGAATCTAAAGAGAAATCTTTATGAGCATAATAACGTGTTACATCTCTTTCACGAACAACCCCATGAGCTTTAAGGTTTTTCATAACGATTGCCGTATCAGCATGACGTTCACTCATCATCTTTGCCACATCAACAATAAGAGCATTTGAGTCTATCATCAATGGTGCTTCATTCATGATATCTTCAACTGCTTTTAATGCACCGACATCTATGTATCCGATATGTCTTAAAAAATCACCTTCACTTACAACACCTACAAACTCATCATTTTCATTTGTAACAATGATATGCCTATAGCCCTTATTTTGCATCATGATATAAGCATCATGCATATATATATCTTCTTTAATCATAAATAAATTACCAGCAATCACTTCTGATAAAAGAGTAGATTTTTGTAAAGAGTTTGCAATTGCTTTTAATGCGTCATGCTCAGTAAAAATACCTATAGGTTGATTATTAGCATCTACAATAACAATTGAGCTAACTGCATTGCTTTGCATATGATTTAGTGCGTCTTCAATAGTTTTATCTGGGCTTATACTTGCTATAGATTGAGATACGATAATGGAGCCAATTTTTGTATGTTTCATGCGGTCCTCTTTTAATGATAATAAAATCAAAAATAGTATATCACGTGTCCTTATAAAGTCTACTTTTATACTTCAAGCTTTTAAAATATAAAAATAACACAGCCTACTCTCAGACTATAAAGATAATATCAAACAAATAAAATATCTTACAAAATATAAGGCTCAAAAATGAACAAACAAATATCCAACTCTATAATGGCTTCACTAGTGGCAGATGCTTATGCACTTGGTGCTCATTGGATTTATGAAGAAGCACACCTTAAAAGTCTACCAATAGACTGGGAAACACTCAACAAAGCTCAGTCAATGTGGCATAAAGGCAAAGCAAAAGGTGACTTCACTCACTATGGAGATCAGACACTTTATCTTTTAGAGTATATGTCTCAAAACAAAGAGTTTGATAAAAATGACTATTATCCATTTTGGAGTGAGAAGATGTCTAATTATGCCGGTTACGTAGATGGTGCTACACGCAGCGCTTTAGTTAAGATCGGTTCAGAGTCAAATGAACTTAGCATCTGTGGACATATCGCTCCTCTGCTTATAGATGCAGATACAAAAGAAATATTTCTATCTCGCTGTAAAGAATTTGCCGAGATAACACACAACTCTAAACTAGCCGTAAGCTCCACTCTATTTTTTGCAGAGCTTTTGTGGGACTCAAAAGAGAATAAAGATATTAAAAAAAACATAGAGCTGCTAAAAAGTAAGTATCCAAAATTACTTACTTGGATAGATGCAGGAGTAAAAAGTAAAGATGCTGATACATTCAGTACTATTAGAGAGTTTGGTCCTGCGTGTGGAATTGACGGCGGTTTTGCTGGAGTTATTCATCTTTTATCATTAGAAGATGATTTTAAAACTGTTATGCAAAAAAATGCAAAAGCAGGTGGAGACTCTTCTGCAAGAGGTATGGTTGTCGCTATGATTTTAGCAACACAAGATGACTTTGAACTTCCAGATGAATGGATGAACGCTATCAACACAATAGAAGATATAAAAAATTATCTATCCTTGGTATAATACTCTAATAATTTTTCAAGGAATACTAATGTTTAAAAAAATAATTATGGGCTTATTAGCTACTCTTTTTCTTACTGCATCTTGCCATGCAAAAGATGCGGATGCTTATGATGTATATGAATGGATGGAATCACTTGAAGGCGAGTGGGTTCTATCTCCTGCGGACAAACAAACAGGAACTGACTCATACAAGCATAAAGATGTTTTACCGATGATCGGTACAAACAAGGCAGGAATATCATTTAAGTCTATTGGAAAAAAGAGCACTATACAAGAAGACCTGCTTCCAAACTCTCCTAAACAGATGGTGACTATGTACCACTGTAAAGACATTGAGTGTAATATGATAAAAGCTACTCACTACTGTATAAAGCAAAACCAACCTGAGTTTATAGCAAATTTCAAAAAGAGTACACCGACTAAAATCGTATTTGACTGCGATATGACTACTGAAATATGTCAATCTGATGAAGATCATGTTCATACTATCATCCATGAAATCACAAACAACGGCAAGCATCTAAAGACTTCATACCTAAGCTGGGAAAATAAAAAACCAAAGCAAAACAGCTCTATATATCACTTTGATAGGAAAAAATGAGTCGAATGAAGTTTATTAATTGTTAAGAAGTTTATCTTCTTTTCTGTTTTGTTTAAAATACATGCAATGTTTAAGCATACGGTTTAGCTTCTCATCACTACAATAAAAATCCATCTTTATATCTACAATAAATTCAGATGAGTCAAAACATGGCTCAACAAGTAAAACTGTTAATATATCTTTATGTTTTTTTGTAATCTTACTGATAAATTTTGTATTGAAAGGCCCATCAACATTTGTTGTGATTACTACATTAAATATTTGTGAGTCAACCATTTCATAAGCACTAGCCTCATCTTTTGCTATTCTAACATTTAAAAAAGAATCATAAAAATAGTTCAAATGAACATCAAAATAAGATTTTTTTCCTATTAATAACAGGTTGTTATTTTGTAAAATACAATTAATCTCTTTCATTTTATTCCTTTCTAAAAAAATTCCATCTCACCCTCTTGAACTTCATGAGGTGCGAACATAGTAATTATTTGTTTGATGCTAAGTGTAGTTGGTGCATGTATTTGATGTACATTGTTCATAGCAATATTTTCTACGCTAAATCTTTGAATATAGCTATCCATATCACGCACAACAGCATCAAAAAGTTTCAACATATCATCGCCGCTGTGTGTTAATACTTCCATAAATAGTTTAGTATTTACTATCATAGATTCTGATAGTTCTTTCATGCTAAAAGCAAGCTCGTCCAAATAAGGAGAGTAATGCAGTAAAACGTTAGAAGTTTTATGCAAGATTTTTGCTACTGAATTAATATCGTTTTGGTTAGAGTTAATCATAGCAAGTGACATATATTCTAATATTTCATTTAGATATTCAATCATATCATCAGCGTCGTCAGTACGAAATGTGATACTATCTTTGCCATCATCATTTTCGAGTGCAAAGTACTCTTCTAAGTTAACTTCACTTATTGTAGACTTTAAAAGCTCTTTTGATGAACATTTTTCACTAATATTGTTAGATATTTCTATATACTCTTTAATTACACCGGAAAAATTCATATCAAAGAGATCAATTGTTTCTTTAAAAAGAGTCTCTGAATGATGGATGTCATTTTCTATTAACACATCCACTACAGTATTTCGCATCCCAGAACATATTCTGTAAATTTCATCTAACATAAAGCCATGTTTAGAAAAAAACTTCAACATTACTATGATTACAGGACAGTGACCAGCTTCTTGCTCTTTACGTAAAACACCGATAAAATAGTCTAAAACACGAGAGCCAAAGTGTTTAATAAAAAAATCTGTATTAACATTATTGTGATTTAAAACTTCTTGAACACGTTTTTGCTCTTTCCACTTACTAAGTATCTCATTATGTTTTATAGTGAGTAAGTCAGCTATTACATCACTTTGAACAGACTCAAACTCTATACATTTTATTTCACTCATCAAACCAACTTGTTATATTTTTTTATCTTATAATTATCTCGAAAAGTTGTCTCAAAAAAGTCTCACTATTTACTTGTACTATTCCATCAAGAGATTATCAGTTTAATTTTAGTGAGCTTGTCTTATAATTTTTGCATCTGTAAGGAGATAAATGAATCCACTAAGTTTGAAAGTTCTAAAAAATCTAAATGTTCTGTATATAGAAGATGACCCTCTAGTCGCTAAACAAACTATTGGTTTGTTGGAGCATTATTTTTGCAATGTACTTCACAGTGATAATGCTGAAGATGCGTTAAAAATATTTAACACAGAGCATGTGCATATATTAATAACAGATATTGAACTGCCTGGGATTAGTGGTTTAGAACTCTGTGAAGAGATTAGAAAATTTAACTATCATATTCCTATCTTTATAACTTCAATTCACAATGACAAAGAGATGCTAATGAAGGCCATAAAGCTAAACTTGGTCAATTATCTCGTTAAACCGGTAAGCACTACAAGTATTACTAAAACGCTTATTGAGAGCCTTGAACATTTAAATAGAGAGGGAGAGTTTTTAGTAAGACTCAATAATAGTGTTGATTATCATCCTCTTTCTAATGAACTTGTAGTTGAGGGAAAGACAATCTCTCTTAGTTTAAGTGAAGTAAAACTTCTTGATCTGCTAATCATTAACAAAAATAAAGTTGTGTATAAAAGCACTATTGAGCATGCGCTAAACCCAGATGAGACAATATCTGACTCAGCATTTAGAAACATACTTTATAGAATGCGTAAAAAAATCGGAAAAGACTCAATAATCTCCGTATCACGTGTTGGTCTTAAGTTGTTGCTAAAATAATGAAGCACACTTTTTTATTTTTACTAATCACTCTGTGTTTCAACCAATATCTATTGGCCCAAATACCACTTCATCTAACTCAAGAGGAACAAGTCTGGATAAAAGAACATAAAACTGTTCGTGTCGCAGCAGGTTCTCATTCGGCACCGATAGAGTTCCGTGATGAAAATGGCAAATATCATGGAATCTCTATTGATTACCTAAAACATATAGAAGCTTCAACCGGTATCACTTTTGAGATTGTAAGTAAATCATCATGGGACAAAGATTTAGAACTACTCCGCGATAAAAAAATATCAATGATTTCTTCAACTAGAAATACACAAGAAGGAGAAGAAGTTGCCCTCTTCTCAAAACCATATCTATCTATGCCAATCAATATTTTTGCACGTAATGACAGCTCATATATATCTAACTTAAATAAGCTCAATGGAAAACGTGTTGCTGTTGAAAAGGGTTATTCTCTAGCAAAGTTGTTAAAACGTGATTATCCAAAAATCATACAAGTTAGTGTTTCATCAAACAAACAGGCACTTAAAATGATTATAGATGGTGATGTAGATGCTTATATAGGAAATGTATCTACAGTTACTTATAATATATTGAAGCTCCATATTACCAATGTAAATATCGTAGGTGAAACTCCCTACACTTGGAAAAGATCTATGGCAGTGCGTAAAGACTTGCCTTTGCTAAATAGCATCATACAAAAAGCCTTAGATTTAATAGAACTTCCTGAAAAAGACGTAATGCACAATCGCTGGATGACAGTCCACTATGAACATGAAATAGACTATATAATTCTTTTTTACTATTTAGGTTTTGTACTTTTAATTCTATTTTTTGCTATTTTGTGGAATATCAGCCTAAAGAGTAGAGTTGCCAAGCGCATACATGAGTTAGAGCAACATGATGAGTACTATCACTCTCTTTTTAATAACTCAATTTATGCGATTGCTATAACTGGAGCAGATTTTAAATTTACACATGTCAATAAAGAATTTTGTGACTTGCTAGGCTATGATGAGAAAGAATTAATAAACACTTTTGGTATTTTAGATGTGACATATATCGAAGATTTAAACTACTCCAAGAGTATGATTGACAAATTAATAAGAGGTGCTTCAACCAAGTATAAGATAAAGAAAAGATACCTGACAAAATCAGCTAAAGTAGTAGATGCGGTAAGTTTTATCCACGCTATTTATGATGATAACAACACTTATATTGGTGCTACTATCTCTATCTTAGATATTAGTGACAAAAAACATGCCCAAGAAGAAGTCCTAAAACATAAAAGCCGTCTTGTTGAGTTAGTTGCTCAACGTACACAAGAACTTTCAAAAGCAAATAAACTCCTTGCAAAAGCTAAAGAATCAGCTGAATTAGCCAATAAATCTAAAAATATATTTATCTCCAATATGAGCCACGAAATAAGAACTCCAATGAATGCTATATTAGGTTTTTCAAGGCTACTGTCACATACAAAGTTGAACAATCAACAAAAAACATATCTCTCAAGAGCTAAAAAAGCCACAAAATCATTACTATCACTTCTAGAAGACACACTTGATCTCTCAAAAATAGAAGCCGGAAAATTAACAATTGAAAACATTCCATTTCAACCAAAAGTTATTGTAACAGAGATAACAGAACTTCTCGAACTAAACGCAAAAGAAAAAGGTCTTTTAATTGAGTATGAGATTGATGAACACCTTCCTAAGTATCTCTTAGGAGATCCAAATCGTATTAAACAGGTTCTTATAAATCTCATAAATAATGCTATAAAATTTACTCAAGACGGTTCTATCTATGTGAGTGTATTTGTTAACTCAAAGAACATACATAACTGTTGTGTAGAGTTTGTTGTATCAGATACAGGCATCGGTATAAAAAAAGAAAATCTAGCTGATATATTCGAACATTTTACTCAAGTTGATAATAGTACGACAAAAAAAGAAGATGGAACGGGCTTGGGACTTGCCATATCCAAAGAACTTGTGAAGAGGATGGGTGGACAAATAGATGTACAAAGTGAATATAGAGAAGGCAGCACTTTCTCATTTGAGTTAACACTTGATATCTCCAAAGCAAAGTCTACTTCTGAAATTTCAGAGAATAACAATAACCCGCACTTCAAAGATATAAAAACGCTCTTAGTAGAAGATAATGAAGATAACCTTATTATTGCAATTGAACTATTAAAATTCATAGGAATAGAAGTCGATACAGCTAGGAATGGAGAGATTGCACTTGAGATGATTAGAAAAAATAATTATGATCTTGTTCTTATGGATATACAGATGCCAATAATGGATGGGCTAACAGCTACTCGTATACTCCGAAAAGAAGGCTTTATCGACCTGCCTATCATAGCAGTTAGTGCTTATGCTTCTGCCAAAGAGCATCATCGCAGCATTGGGGCAGGACTAAATGCACATATAAATAAGCCTTTTAAACTAAAAGAAATTCAAGATATAATATTTGAGTATTTTCCAGATAAAGTAATAGATGCTACCCCAGTAAACCAAATAGAGCTTAATTGGATTCCTCAACTGCAACAGATTGATTCTCTGGAATTTACAGATGATCTCTACTCTTACTGGTTAAACAAAGAAAGCTTTTTAATAGCATTAGAAAAATTTTTAAATAATATTTCA
Protein-coding regions in this window:
- a CDS encoding EAL domain-containing protein → MKHTKIGSIIVSQSIASISPDKTIEDALNHMQSNAVSSIVIVDANNQPIGIFTEHDALKAIANSLQKSTLLSEVIAGNLFMIKEDIYMHDAYIMMQNKGYRHIIVTNENDEFVGVVSEGDFLRHIGYIDVGALKAVEDIMNEAPLMIDSNALIVDVAKMMSERHADTAIVMKNLKAHGVVRERDVTRYYAHKDFSLDSTVKKIIQKDLHFVVKSIPLQKAAQMMEEHGIHQLVVADSQEKIIGIINRHEVLKTIHGAYFETLLKTIREKNEDLDESRKREEELQKKETAMNEAQSIARVGSWSIDLKTNTLSWSNECYNIFGIEHGTQMNYELFVEMIHKDDKENALLAWDEALKGAKFEIEHRVIVGSETKWVREKAKFVIDEDGTIVSGIGTVQDITERKQYENKLERLANFDTLTGFANRTFLFSYLQKVVHRCKRNNKIAALLVLDMDHFKDINDSYGHDIGDELLALIAKRLSTRIRGGDFIARLDGDKFAIILEDINNSDDAAMFAKEIMEEVEKPFYLSNTSEVHICSTAGIVIAPENAETAEELIQFADTALYKGKKDKRGGISYYSDELTELAKKHIELATRLRRAIEHSEFELYYQPQVHIKSKRIVGAEALIRWNDPIHGLISPNDFIPLAEETGLIGAIGEWVIRDACRQGKLWIDKGYNLSISVNVSANQLRHQNITRLIDSTLKETGFTADKLVIELTESAVMQREEEAVAMLHAIRAKGIRLAIDDFGTGYSSYSYLKRFPIDILKIDKSFIDEVPFENDDMAIVKAIIAMGSALGYKILAEGTEHIEQIDFLEEHGCQYYQGYYKSKPLKTSEFEKLLL
- the gatA gene encoding Asp-tRNA(Asn)/Glu-tRNA(Gln) amidotransferase subunit GatA; protein product: MITLKEALKLNKDELNKFKEELKAKIEARPELNAYIDVNNIGEGVPIAIKDNIQVNGWSVTSGSNILQGYIAPYNATVIEKMVDAGLSPFGRTNMDEFAMGSTTESSFYGKTQNPHNSEYVPGGSSGGSAAAVGAGLAIAALGSDTGGSIRQPAAFCGIVGMKPTYGRVSRYGLGAYASSLDQIGPMTQNVEDAAILYDIISGHDAKDSTSADMNDKVSDKLDANRKMTIAVLPKHIENASEDVKKAYQVAIDVLKAAGHTIVERELMDAKFDISAYYITATAEAATNLARYDGIRYGNRVTGTNLEDTFIKTRSNGFGDEVKRRILLGNFVLSSGYYEAYYVKAQKTRHMIKDQYNKIFEDVDLILSPIAPGIAPKFGELKNPMDMYLSDLYSISVNLAGLPALALPISKSDAGMPVGLQLIAKPYDEQTLFDGSLSLEKQINYNS
- the ileS gene encoding isoleucine--tRNA ligase, which produces MDYKETLLLPTTNFAMRGNLINNEPERYASWDKNKIYEKMKANRKGAPSFTLHDGPPYANGNIHIGHALNKVLKDIIIKRNYFDGKSVRFTPGWDCHGLPIEQQVEKKLGGKQKKELLEVSKVRELCRAHAAKFVDIQKSEFKQLGILADWENPYVTMDYKFEANIYRTLCGVAKKGLLIERSKPVYWSWAERTALAEAEVEYEDKESHSIYVAFELSDEAKAKADLVGKASLVIWTTTPWTLPSNTGISLHPEEKYVLTTDGYIVAKALFESLLALGVVKGEIAKEVDSKSLEGQVATNPLNGRTSKIVLGDHVLMDSGTGGVHTAPGHGEDDYRVGLKYDLEVIMPVDETGCFDETVVREKLLPNPEEFVGQLIFKTNDRILELLGDSLLYQSKFTHSYPHCWRSHTPLIFRATRQWFISVDEKPEGEDKTLRNIALSEVEKTLFFPKSGKNRLNSMVANRPDWCISRQRDWGVPIAFFRVKETGEVLFDEKVLNFTAMIFEMQGSDAWYSMPIEQLLYPGSGYKADELEKVTDILDVWFDSGSTWNSVLKSRNYDAGEYQADLYVEGSDQHRGWFQSSLFLSCAVEHKAPYKAVLTHGFTVDEKGEKMSKSKGNVIAPEKVLKEYGSEILRLWVASSDYQGDLKISDGILKQTSENYRKLRNTFRIMLANINDLETISAYENMGELDKWILNVAKNVFKEVHKSFTEYNYVNGMSLLNNFIVNELSGMYIDMTKDSLYCNAKTDPRRMASQSAMAIITKSLLLLMAPILTYTADEIVENAPAIIKGDAESIFDMTYAEIQAGESTFDALYMTKAREGFGTIVDALKKEKIIKSTLEVVISTDSNIALAIDSTDAEDWFVVSCVSDEASGDVLGTFKVEDDIFTISKATAHKCPRCWKYQAASEDTTCKRCEEVVSA
- a CDS encoding ADP-ribosylglycohydrolase family protein, yielding MNKQISNSIMASLVADAYALGAHWIYEEAHLKSLPIDWETLNKAQSMWHKGKAKGDFTHYGDQTLYLLEYMSQNKEFDKNDYYPFWSEKMSNYAGYVDGATRSALVKIGSESNELSICGHIAPLLIDADTKEIFLSRCKEFAEITHNSKLAVSSTLFFAELLWDSKENKDIKKNIELLKSKYPKLLTWIDAGVKSKDADTFSTIREFGPACGIDGGFAGVIHLLSLEDDFKTVMQKNAKAGGDSSARGMVVAMILATQDDFELPDEWMNAINTIEDIKNYLSLV